One genomic region from Candidatus Delongbacteria bacterium encodes:
- a CDS encoding amidohydrolase family protein, protein MKFDHIIKNGLIYDGTLSTPYRSDIGIINDKIVFIGKLSEIDCKNVINAEKKIITPGFIDIHTHCDLSFKQFIKKMDQNSISQNYINNSNFLYQGVTSVVTGNCGLGYSSTDSWLDFTKRIGFKSNVYHLAPHGSIREDLFGKNQPLNLNDTELKLLLKRISKEIEDGAVGVSLGLEYAPGCFASIKELTEIAKLVKKYDKVLTVHLKLELGRNDKGYSILDAIDEVIDICRFTGVSLEISHLKLGKPKDGIQIDQVIDKITQAKRSGLNINVDHYPYNAGNTMLSFLLPNEYKEGSGIKLKYRNKTGRAKIITILKDFFRDISSEDVLISYFPSKPELEGMNLKEMAIEQNKDIYECYVDMLFEDAIPWAVFFLSEENDINKIVRMKDVITVSDGWTVDNKMQKPHPRLYGSFPRKIKKYSIDEKIIDLTSSIRSMTSLPAEKFNIKDRGIIKKGFYADLAIIDLKKLEDRSTYLNPHQYSCGIEYLFLNGKLVIKENFIV, encoded by the coding sequence TTGAAATTTGATCATATTATCAAAAATGGATTAATTTATGACGGAACACTATCTACACCCTACAGATCAGATATAGGAATAATAAATGATAAGATAGTTTTTATAGGTAAATTATCAGAAATAGATTGTAAAAACGTTATTAATGCTGAGAAGAAGATAATAACTCCGGGATTCATCGATATTCATACTCATTGCGATCTTTCATTTAAGCAGTTTATTAAAAAAATGGATCAAAATTCTATTTCGCAGAATTATATTAATAACTCTAACTTTCTATATCAGGGAGTTACTTCTGTAGTGACCGGAAACTGTGGGCTTGGTTATTCAAGCACAGACAGCTGGTTGGATTTTACAAAAAGAATTGGATTCAAGTCAAATGTTTATCATCTGGCTCCTCATGGAAGTATAAGAGAAGATCTTTTTGGTAAAAATCAGCCATTAAATTTGAACGATACTGAGCTGAAGTTACTATTGAAAAGAATTTCTAAAGAAATTGAAGATGGAGCTGTTGGTGTTTCACTCGGGCTTGAATATGCTCCGGGTTGTTTTGCATCTATAAAAGAATTGACAGAAATAGCTAAATTGGTAAAGAAATATGATAAGGTATTAACTGTTCATTTAAAACTGGAACTAGGGAGGAATGATAAAGGTTATTCCATCTTAGATGCAATTGATGAAGTAATAGATATTTGTAGATTTACAGGAGTTTCGCTCGAAATATCCCATCTTAAACTTGGGAAACCAAAAGACGGTATCCAGATCGATCAAGTAATTGACAAAATCACTCAGGCAAAGAGATCCGGTTTAAACATTAATGTGGATCACTATCCATACAATGCAGGTAATACGATGTTAAGTTTCCTGCTCCCGAATGAATACAAAGAGGGATCTGGAATAAAACTTAAATATAGAAATAAGACAGGCAGGGCAAAAATTATAACTATTCTTAAAGATTTTTTCAGAGATATAAGTTCTGAAGATGTATTAATTAGCTATTTTCCTTCCAAGCCTGAACTTGAAGGAATGAATTTAAAAGAAATGGCGATTGAACAGAATAAAGATATTTATGAATGTTACGTTGATATGTTATTTGAAGATGCTATCCCCTGGGCAGTATTTTTTCTTTCAGAGGAAAATGATATAAATAAAATAGTGAGAATGAAGGATGTTATAACTGTCTCTGACGGTTGGACAGTTGATAATAAAATGCAAAAACCTCACCCACGATTGTATGGATCTTTTCCTAGAAAAATTAAAAAATATTCTATTGATGAAAAAATAATTGATCTAACATCATCTATAAGATCAATGACATCCTTACCTGCAGAAAAATTCAACATAAAGGATCGTGGTATAATAAAGAAAGGCTTTTATGCTGATCTTGCGATCATTGACCTGAAAAAATTAGAAGATAGATCCACATATTTGAATCCACACCAATATTCTTGTGGGATCGAATATCTATTTCTAAATGGAAAATTAGTGATAAAAGAAAATTTTATCGTTTAA
- a CDS encoding methyltransferase: MNIQDKTYYINRYDLSEDKSLQAWSAADEFLLQAFKEMENHSSHTGIYNDRFGFLACHLHSFSPTIIITNKSQEKAIVSNLEANELPTAKFTNPLSVLENKIDFALVKIPKSLGLFQLFLEHITQNSTDDVQVICSFMTRYFTPNLLQIAEEYFEVVEQSKAKKKARLMILSKKREIVKRKIVTSIEYKDSVYKQYLGVFSSDHIDYATQFFLDHIELKKTDQRILDLASGNGVIGNEIFKQLPDAEIHLMDDSYLAVESAKLNIDGDMIHHHFNNDLSIFSDDTFDLIVTNPPFHFEYEINIQVPLQLFVECYRCLKEGGSLQIVANKHLNYRIHLEKYFKTVQVLAEANKFIVYKCIK, encoded by the coding sequence ATGAATATTCAGGATAAAACATACTACATTAATAGATACGATCTGTCGGAAGATAAGTCTTTGCAAGCTTGGAGTGCAGCAGATGAATTTCTGTTGCAGGCTTTTAAAGAGATGGAAAACCACTCCTCGCATACGGGCATTTATAACGATAGATTTGGTTTTTTAGCTTGTCATTTACATTCTTTTAGCCCGACAATTATAATAACGAATAAAAGTCAGGAAAAAGCGATCGTTTCAAATTTAGAAGCGAACGAGCTTCCTACTGCAAAATTTACAAACCCGCTTTCAGTTCTCGAAAATAAAATTGACTTTGCTCTAGTTAAAATACCTAAGTCTCTAGGCTTATTTCAATTATTCCTTGAGCATATAACACAAAATTCAACCGATGATGTACAAGTCATATGCTCATTTATGACCCGTTATTTTACTCCTAATCTTTTACAGATAGCAGAAGAATATTTTGAAGTGGTTGAACAGAGCAAAGCTAAGAAGAAAGCTAGGTTAATGATCCTTTCTAAGAAGAGAGAGATCGTAAAAAGAAAAATTGTCACTTCAATTGAATACAAAGACAGCGTTTATAAGCAGTATCTTGGGGTCTTTTCTTCAGATCATATTGATTACGCAACTCAATTTTTTCTTGATCATATTGAGTTAAAGAAAACCGATCAACGAATTTTAGACCTGGCATCGGGGAACGGGGTAATAGGGAATGAAATATTCAAACAGCTTCCCGATGCTGAAATTCACTTGATGGATGATTCTTATCTGGCAGTTGAATCTGCAAAGCTTAATATTGATGGAGATATGATACATCACCATTTTAATAATGATCTATCGATCTTTAGTGATGACACTTTTGATCTGATAGTGACTAATCCACCTTTTCATTTTGAATATGAGATCAATATCCAGGTTCCACTTCAACTTTTTGTAGAATGCTATAGGTGTTTGAAAGAAGGGGGAAGCCTTCAGATAGTTGCCAATAAGCATTTGAATTATAGAATACATTTAGAGAAATATTTTAAGACAGTTCAGGTACTCGCTGAAGCAAATAAATTTATAGTTTATAAGTGCATTAAATAA
- a CDS encoding GNAT family N-acetyltransferase, protein MFETELYNSKNKPSTAQKENVVNFLYMNLQEFGDPKSDIEKAVSYALKEIPSFGGFVLVSYANNEISGVVVVNETGMKDYIPENILVYIATHRNMRGKGIGKFLMQRSIELANGNIALHVEPDNPARYLYEKVGFTSKYIEMRHIK, encoded by the coding sequence ATGTTTGAGACAGAGCTTTATAATTCAAAAAATAAACCTAGCACAGCACAAAAAGAAAATGTGGTTAATTTTTTATACATGAATCTACAGGAATTTGGTGATCCGAAATCTGATATTGAAAAAGCAGTCTCTTATGCTTTGAAAGAAATACCTTCATTTGGAGGTTTTGTATTGGTTTCATATGCAAATAATGAAATATCAGGGGTAGTGGTTGTAAATGAAACAGGTATGAAAGATTATATTCCGGAAAACATTCTGGTTTATATTGCAACTCACAGGAATATGCGTGGTAAAGGTATAGGTAAATTTCTAATGCAAAGATCAATTGAATTAGCAAATGGAAATATAGCTTTGCATGTAGAGCCTGATAATCCGGCAAGGTATTTATACGAAAAAGTAGGTTTTACCAGTAAATATATTGAAATGAGACACATAAAATAA